In Chloroflexota bacterium, one genomic interval encodes:
- the nusA gene encoding transcription termination/antitermination protein NusA, with the protein MKSDFIVALTQLAAERGLPKETVLSAIEDALVSAYRKDTIADGQNITVKLDPGSGDVTVHILKTVVDDVTNDKAEITLPDALKIDSSAQIGEVITTESMPHMPGRIAAQTAKQVVMQRLRDAEREVVFKQFEDKEGEVFLVTLQKIEPRHITVDLGRSEAIMPLQEQVPTERYRSNTKMRVLLKTVERTIRGPELIVSRADNQLLRRLFEMEVPEIFSGAVEIEAIAREPGSRSKVAVRARQDGVDPVGSCVGLRGVRIQNIVNELNAEKIDVVEWNQEMPIFIANALGPAQVMKVELNHDDSTAMAVVPERQLSLAIGREGQNARLAARLTGWKVDIKSDVEYQAELQERNRIAEERRVEEAAIAAAEAEAAAAQAAADALAAAEAGIDAIADEEIPVETEVVVEDAQVESEPVPIAAEVGEADEAVVAEPVVVESGVAEPIAAEVEIVDAVAAEPVAETPEIKTPEVETSEVVEQVETIEVPEPVIEPAAAELEPVDAPVAPVAPVVDEPVVEEIETVTQPEIVAEPEPTAEVIEPLSIPEPVAEEPEPEPTTEQSTSLRDLPEDVWQVRRPRVRRPIRSDEDAPGRIRFAEDIAGLRGGVTASRRNRRRPDQQGPGNSGGGRRRRPTRRRR; encoded by the coding sequence ATGAAGAGCGATTTCATTGTCGCTTTAACACAACTCGCCGCAGAGCGCGGCCTCCCTAAGGAGACTGTGCTTTCCGCGATCGAAGATGCCTTGGTGTCCGCATATCGCAAGGACACCATCGCGGACGGACAGAATATCACCGTGAAACTCGACCCCGGTTCGGGCGATGTTACGGTGCATATACTGAAGACCGTCGTGGATGATGTTACCAACGACAAGGCAGAGATTACGCTGCCCGACGCGCTGAAGATTGACAGCAGCGCGCAGATTGGCGAGGTCATCACGACCGAAAGCATGCCGCACATGCCGGGCCGCATCGCAGCGCAAACTGCGAAGCAAGTCGTCATGCAACGCCTGCGAGACGCCGAGCGCGAGGTGGTCTTTAAGCAGTTCGAGGACAAGGAAGGCGAAGTCTTCCTCGTTACGCTGCAGAAGATAGAGCCGCGCCACATCACCGTCGATCTCGGGCGCTCCGAAGCCATTATGCCGCTGCAAGAACAGGTGCCGACCGAGCGATACCGCAGCAACACGAAGATGCGCGTTCTGCTGAAGACGGTCGAGCGCACAATTCGCGGGCCGGAGCTTATCGTATCGCGCGCGGACAATCAGCTGCTCCGCCGACTGTTCGAGATGGAAGTCCCCGAGATTTTCAGCGGCGCGGTCGAAATAGAAGCCATCGCCAGAGAACCGGGCTCACGCAGCAAAGTCGCTGTGCGTGCGCGGCAGGACGGCGTGGACCCCGTGGGCTCGTGCGTTGGCTTGCGCGGCGTTCGCATACAGAACATCGTCAACGAACTGAACGCCGAAAAGATTGACGTCGTTGAGTGGAATCAGGAAATGCCGATATTCATCGCCAACGCGCTCGGACCGGCGCAGGTGATGAAGGTCGAACTCAACCACGACGACAGCACCGCGATGGCGGTCGTTCCGGAACGCCAGCTCTCGCTCGCCATCGGACGCGAAGGGCAGAACGCCCGGCTTGCCGCGCGGCTGACCGGATGGAAGGTTGACATCAAGAGCGATGTCGAATATCAAGCCGAACTCCAAGAGCGCAACAGGATTGCTGAAGAGCGGCGTGTCGAAGAGGCAGCGATCGCAGCAGCGGAAGCTGAGGCGGCAGCGGCACAGGCAGCGGCAGACGCACTCGCCGCAGCTGAGGCTGGCATAGACGCCATCGCCGACGAAGAGATACCCGTCGAGACCGAAGTGGTCGTCGAAGACGCGCAGGTCGAATCCGAACCCGTTCCCATCGCTGCCGAAGTCGGCGAAGCGGACGAAGCGGTCGTCGCTGAGCCTGTCGTAGTCGAATCCGGCGTGGCAGAGCCAATAGCGGCAGAAGTCGAAATAGTGGATGCGGTTGCCGCAGAGCCTGTCGCTGAAACCCCGGAAATCAAAACACCGGAAGTCGAAACGTCGGAAGTCGTCGAACAGGTTGAAACTATCGAAGTGCCCGAACCTGTGATTGAACCCGCAGCGGCAGAACTTGAACCTGTGGATGCCCCGGTCGCTCCGGTTGCCCCGGTCGTCGATGAACCTGTTGTGGAAGAAATCGAGACTGTCACGCAGCCGGAAATCGTCGCTGAACCGGAACCTACGGCAGAGGTCATCGAGCCGCTGTCGATACCGGAGCCGGTCGCAGAAGAGCCGGAGCCGGAGCCAACCACAGAGCAGTCCACATCACTGCGCGACCTGCCCGAAGATGTCTGGCAGGTGCGGCGGCCCCGCGTGCGCAGGCCCATACGCTCGGACGAAGACGCGCCGGGTCGCATCCGCTTCGCGGAGGACATCGCAGGACTTCGCGGCGGTGTTACCGCATCGCGGCGCAATCGCAGGCGTCCCGACCAGCAGGGTCCTGGCAATAGCGGCGGCGGCAGGCGGCGCAGGCCCACGAGAAGACGGCGCTAA
- a CDS encoding YlxR family protein → MNARRRHVPQRSCIACRSKTAKRDLLRIVAKPDGGIAFDSGGKLSGRGAYLCAGCAAKPQDIRKGRLEHTLRTKIANDEWQAIAAELIDYTTALSQVHTV, encoded by the coding sequence ATGAACGCTAGGAGGCGGCATGTCCCACAGCGAAGCTGCATCGCCTGCAGAAGCAAGACGGCGAAGCGCGACCTACTGCGCATAGTCGCCAAGCCGGACGGCGGCATCGCCTTCGACTCCGGTGGCAAGTTATCAGGCAGGGGCGCATACCTATGCGCGGGGTGCGCTGCTAAGCCGCAGGACATCCGCAAGGGGAGACTAGAGCACACGCTGCGAACGAAGATTGCCAACGACGAATGGCAGGCAATAGCGGCAGAACTGATAGATTACACGACAGCGCTTTCGCAAGTGCATACGGTCTGA